The Streptomyces achromogenes DNA segment CGACGGGCATACGGGCAGACCACCTGGACGCCGACGGCAACCGCATCGGCGGCAAAGTGGACGTCACCGGCGACTGGACCATGTACGACACCTTCGCACCGGATACCCAACGCGTCCTGTTCCGCACGCGGTTGACCCTCACCAAGCCCGGCACGCACCACCTTGAGTTCGGCTGCGCGGGGCGTTTCAGCGTGAGCGTGGACGGCGAGGAGAGGCTGGCCGGAGGCGACGACCGGGGTGTCGAGCTGGTGCTGGAGTCCAGCCACAGCCACCCTCCGCAGCGGGGGATCGACGTCGAGGTGGGGCCGGAAGGGCGCACGCTCGCCCTCGCCCTCGACCTCACCGTCGTGGACGCAGGCGGCTACGGCCGCTTCGTCACGGCTCAGATCCGGCACGCGCCGCCCGGCCCGACGCCGTACGAGGAGATCGCCGAAGCCGCCGCCGCGGCCCAGGCGGCCGATGTGGCCGTTGTCGTGGTCGGCACTAACGAGGAGGTCGAGTCCGAGGGCTGGGACCGCACCGGCCTCGACCTGCCCGGCCATCAGAACGACCTGGTCCGCAAGGTGATCGCCGCGAACCCGCGCACCATCGTGGTCGTCAACGCCGGAGCCCCGGTGCTGCTGCCCTGGGCCGACGAAGTCCCCGCCGTGCTGTGGTCATGGTTGCCGGGCCAGGAGGCTGGGCACGCGCTCGCCGATGTGCTGCTGGGTCGTACCGAGCCGTCGGGCCGGCTGCCCTGGACGCTGCCCGCCCGCGCCGAGGACGTCCCCGTCCCCGACGCGCGCCCCCGCGACGGCATCGTGGATTACGCCGAGGGCGTCCACGTCGGTCACCGGGCCTGGGATCGGGCCGGACTCGTCCCGGCCTTTCCTTTCGGTCACGGCCTGGGCTGGACCCGATGGACGTACGAGTCCGTCAACCTCTCCCCGACTCCCGTCTCCGCCGCCTCCCTGACCAGCCCCGCAGGCGGAGACGGGCTCAATCTGACCGTGGCGCTGACCAACACCGGGCCCCGGGCCGGCCGTGAGGTCGTCCAGGTGTACCTGGAGCCGCCGCGGGACGGCGTCGACCGGCCGGTGCGCCTGCTCGCCGGCTTCGCCACGGTCCAGGCGGAACCTGGCGCACGCGTCACCGCCGAGGTGCACGTGCCCGCCCGCGCCTTCCGGATCTGGGATGTCGAGGCGAGCGCGTGGCGCACTCCGCCCGGCCGCTACCGCCTGCACGTCGGACGCTCCAGCCGTGATCCGCATCTCACCGCCGAGGTGACCGT contains these protein-coding regions:
- a CDS encoding beta-glucosidase family protein, which codes for MSRPAIPDDSELRDRIRGLDLDSKIRLLTGAELWRFPAEPRLGLSAVTMSDGPQGVRGTGDDPDETGLLAPAPSALAATWDSDLAERLGVLFAVEARRKGVDVVLAPLVNLQRTPVAGRHFEYFSEDPLLTGTLAAAVVRGLQGRGVGACLKHFVANDSETDRTEYRARLDGRTLREVYLAPFEQVLAEAEPWSVMAAYSGVDDGVESAPMTENVRLLREVLKGEWGYAGPVVSDWAATRSTVASAVGGLDLAMPGPEPLWGRPLVEAVRAGEVDEELVDDKVLRLLRLARHVGRLDQPGAAPVPAEPAPEEFRLLRDVAARGTVLLRNQEDLLPLSPTGLRSVALIGPNAVAPYLQGGGSAYVPAIRTVSYEEGLRAALPDGVRLNVHRGGDARLRLPYASAELLTDPDTGATGIRADHLDADGNRIGGKVDVTGDWTMYDTFAPDTQRVLFRTRLTLTKPGTHHLEFGCAGRFSVSVDGEERLAGGDDRGVELVLESSHSHPPQRGIDVEVGPEGRTLALALDLTVVDAGGYGRFVTAQIRHAPPGPTPYEEIAEAAAAAQAADVAVVVVGTNEEVESEGWDRTGLDLPGHQNDLVRKVIAANPRTIVVVNAGAPVLLPWADEVPAVLWSWLPGQEAGHALADVLLGRTEPSGRLPWTLPARAEDVPVPDARPRDGIVDYAEGVHVGHRAWDRAGLVPAFPFGHGLGWTRWTYESVNLSPTPVSAASLTSPAGGDGLNLTVALTNTGPRAGREVVQVYLEPPRDGVDRPVRLLAGFATVQAEPGARVTAEVHVPARAFRIWDVEASAWRTPPGRYRLHVGRSSRDPHLTAEVTVHDSRLHPAV